TAGCACTGGAAAGGGGAATAGCAGAAGCCCGTCCCAGCTGACACCTTAATTATTATTCAATATCCCGAtgattaaaatagcatttttgttGTAAGCTAAGATCATAGTTTCCAACTGACACTTTGGATTtgatctcttcattttcctttagtatctcaataaagtgaaaaaatctGTTACTGGCTAGTGCTTTTCTTCTGTAGGTTTAGTAGAAATGAGATTTGGATGGAAATCTGGGTGAAGGATGAGAGGGCCAGGATGGAGAAAAGGCTACCCTGCAGTTTGAGCGTTGAGCAGAGAAGACTGGGCATTTCTGCTTTTTCAGTTCTCTGCCCCTTCTGCAGGTTCAAAATTATTGACTTTGATATTGTCCAGGTATCATGGAAGGTCCATCCTTTATCTAACCTCCAACTGGACTTTCAGACCAGATTGACCATCAATTTCCCagggtaagtaacttgctcatGGCTAGAGAAGGGGCGGTAGAAGAGAATTCCTGGAGATAGCGGGCAGTTTTTAAACAATCGGCAAAATGTCCTTGGCTGCTGTTAGCCTTGGCCGGGAACTCTTGATAGTATCTGCCTAAACACATCAGCTTCTTAGAGATGGCTGGTAAGAGTGTGAGAgtaaatctattatttttatgcCATTTCGCGTGCTTTGTTTTAACAAACTGGGGGAAAAATTAAAGTATAACCCTAAATTCACAATCCAGAGACAATGACTATTAACATTTCAGTTTGCTTCTTTCCAGACTTTTTTCAGCACCATTTTGAAGGCCAATAAATATTCCAACGCATTGACGCACCCTGATACATTTTAACCATTCTTCTGTTGTTTGATACCTGGGTTTTCCCAATTTCCACTCTTGTAAATAGCTCTGAGATTAATATCTTGACTTTGTTCATCTCTCTGATTATTTACTTAGAAATTCTCAGAAGTGTAAATTATAGCTTTGGATAAGTATTGCCAAATTGTACTCCaaagagatgatgatggtgataaaaCATAACTAATGTTATTGAATGCTTGATGCAttccaggcaccatgctaaggaCTATTATGAATTACCTCATATGTTCCTCTCTGTAACCTTAGAAGGGAGGTACCACTGTTATGCCCGTTTTACAGAACAGAAAACCAAGTCAGAGGTTAAATTgaattgcatgtgtgtgtatgtggatgtGCATATAAGATCTCTGGAAGAAGGCATGAAAACATCAGCAATGTGTTCACTCCCGTCCCCACGGGGTTGCTGGGGTCATCGGTGGGAGGCAGGTTTTCACTGCGCactttttctatcttttgaatCTTGGGCCATGAAAATGTatttacctattcaaaaataaattaaagcaaagcATTCCActtaacttactttttaaaatatgtattcaaaACCAAATTAAGTTGAAAATACACACTGAACAGCAggcatcatctttttaaaaaacatgtgtGTGGGTCAGCTCTCTCACCCACAAGTGCCAGTGCCCGTCTCCAAGTGTGAGGGAAGCCTTTCGAACAGCTCCAGACCTTTTCTCTGTGGCTGGGCAGGGGGGTTGCCTGTACTGCAGAGGTGGAGAAGAAGAGCCCAGAGACTCACCCTGGGCCCGGGCTGGGACCCAGAGTGCGTGCTGGCCGCGACTCCCGAGGTTCCTCTTGGTCAGTCCTCCCTCTGGAGGTTCCTGGGAGCTTGGCTCACACAACCTTCCTGCTGTGTGTCTAGACTGCTCAGCTTCCTCAGTGGCTCCACGTTGGATGTGACCATCGAGGCCTCCTTAGCACTGCCCCAGACCAGGTCCGGCCAAGTCTCACTCACTCTGCTGAACTGCCAGCCCGTCTTCACCAGGATCCACAAGCAAGCGGGGTAGGTGCTGCACAAGGAGGGCTCAGAGCTGTGCAGGGCACAATTGGGGAAGGTGCCATGAGTGGTTGCCAGGCTCTCTGGGGGCCACAGCCAGGACACCAGCAAACTGTACCACCAGAacatctctcttctcccttcgACCTCTGCCCGAGTTTCTGTCCTAGGGAACTTAAGTTTCTAAACAGAAGAGGATAGCTTCTCGCTAGAAGCGCTCATCTTCCATGGAAGTGGTTCTGCCAGAGTGTTGCATGGCCTCTTGTCTGTGCTCACATAGCGAGATCCTGGGCAGGATCTCTGTTATATCACTTCTCATGCTATGTTGTAATTGAGTACCTGTGCCTCTGTGAGCTCTGTGGGAGCAGAAGCTGCCTTTTTATGTTtatcattcacttgttcattcatttattcaataaatattgaaccAGCCACTACAGGGTTGTTCCTGGAGATACACTGGAGAGCAAGACAGAGAAGGATGAGTACATGGTTGGATGGGTAGATgaatgggaggatggatggatgcatgcatgcatgaacagatgatgagtggatggatggaaggatgcaAGGATGGATGGGCATATGGTGGAGAGATAGATTGAAAGGTGAAAAAGTAAACTGATGGATCAAAAAGACTTCATGGACAACCCTGAAAACCTAAGCTTGGTTCACTACATGGGGTCTAAAAATGCAAGCTTACTTAATTTAGGAGCAATGAGTTAAGGGTAAATCAGTTTCTGTACCACTATATTTCAGACCATTCTCTAAAAAGGTGTCCAGAGGCTGGGCTTGGAACTCAATCACCGCCTAATCAATGATCTCCAAGGTCATTTATTTCATGGTTGATAGGAACACTGTAAGTCCCAGATGAGTGCCACAACTCAGGAGTGCTACAGTTCAGTTTCATCATGGCTTTAAAAAGACACCTTGAGAACCCAACTGCATGGTCTCTGAGATCCTTTCCAGATTCTAGATTCTGAATTCGATGCCTTAGGACAGAggtcacaaactcaaatgcctattAGGGATAGGAAATTGGCATAACTAGTAAGTAGGTCTTAGTTAAGAGAAATACAACATACAAGTTTAATTCAATTATAGAGAGTAATagagagtggtggggactgtggcaaactggacAGCATGTGTCTTATCTGAAGAGGGCAGCTCCTCTTTGGCTCTAGTTGACGATGGCCATGAGGGAAGGTGGGTCCAGTCTTgtta
The Equus przewalskii isolate Varuska chromosome 21, EquPr2, whole genome shotgun sequence DNA segment above includes these coding regions:
- the LOC139078109 gene encoding uncharacterized protein, which translates into the protein MCVGQLSHPQVPVPVSKCEGSLSNSSRPFLCGWAGGLPVLQRWRRRAQRLTLGPGWDPECVLAATPEVPLGQSSLWRFLGAWLTQPSCCVSRLLSFLSGSTLDVTIEASLALPQTRSGQVSLTLLNCQPVFTRIHKQAGLLSAVREVMLERILQNSLPNVLCPVIQFWFYIINQQLSILKNVPSLGSFGNLHSALSRVPLSSEQHHRLDFQDKHLPASFINWLIESIMFSYWPVSVFLHSSHSDRFRAQQVTPAGPMGISP